In Silene latifolia isolate original U9 population chromosome X, ASM4854445v1, whole genome shotgun sequence, the following proteins share a genomic window:
- the LOC141617513 gene encoding uncharacterized protein LOC141617513: protein MNNLKRRLEEIGANWADELPFVLWSDRTTRKVATGQTPFSLVYRAEAVIPSEVQVPIYRYANATKERNQVEMASSLDTIDESRTSAQIRMAAYKQIAAKSYNKNVRLRTLQVGDLVRRKVFPNTKNQSAGKFAYNWEGPYRIEGIVGNGAYKLETMDGEAVPRS, encoded by the coding sequence ATGAACAATCTGAAAAGAAGGTTGGAGGAGATAGGAGCCAACTGGGCCGATGAGCTTCCCTTCGTGCTATGGTCTGATAGAACCACCCGCAAAgtggcaacaggtcaaacaccattCAGTCTGGTATATAGGGCCGAGGCAGTTATTCCCTCTGAGGTGCAAGTACCGATATATCGCTATGCCAATGCCACCAAAGAGAGGAACCAAGTAGAAATGGCCAGTAGCCTGGATACCATTGATGAGTCAAGGACCAGCGCCCAAATCAGGATGGCCGCCTACAAACAGATAGCAGCCAAGAGttacaataaaaatgtaagactAAGAACGCTGCAGGTAGGAGACCTGGTACGCAGGAAGGTATTCCCCAACACCAAGAATCAGAGTGCAGGTAAATTTGCCtacaactgggaaggtccctaccgcaTAGAAGGCATCGTGGGTAATGGGGCATACAAGTTGGAGACTATGGACGGGGAAGCTGTCCCTAGATCTTAG
- the LOC141617514 gene encoding uncharacterized protein LOC141617514, whose translation MKPAIRQNEQQNASKAATTQWTYETGILCTAIPREEPDDWRKPYISWLRDEVLPPDQKDARSFKMKSSRFVLIDGILFRKSSAGPYQRCLSAQEAQTVMCDIHSGDCGNHTGGRSLSNKALRLGYFWPTIRNDATNYVKKCEECQKHAPVSHQPAEHMHPIISP comes from the coding sequence ATGAAACCTGCCATACGCCAGAATGAACAACAGAACGCCAGTAAGGCTGCCACCACCCAGTGGACATACGAAACAGGGATACTGTGTACTGCCATACCCCGGGAAGAACCTGATGATTGGCGCAAGCCTTACATTAGTTGGCTACGTGATGAGGTATTACCACCTGACCAGAAAGACGCCAGGAGTTTCAAAATGAAATCTTCCAGATTCGTACTCATTGACGGCATCCTATTTAGGAAGTCCTCGGCAGGACCCTATCAGAGGTGCTTAAGCGCACAGGAGGCACAGACAGTAATGTGTGATATCCACAGTGGTGATTGTGGAAATCACACGGGGGGTAGGAGCCTGTCCAACAAAGCACTAAGGCTGggttacttctggcctaccataaGGAACGACGCCACAAATTACGTCAAGAAATGTGAAGAATGCCAAAAGCACGCCCCTGTCAGCCACCAGCCAGCGGAACATATGCATCCGATCATCTCGCCTTAG